In the Pirellulales bacterium genome, one interval contains:
- the ispE gene encoding 4-(cytidine 5'-diphospho)-2-C-methyl-D-erythritol kinase — MHVLAQASCLTVTTPAKLNLFLEVLAKRNDGFHEIETLMVPVNLYDTLYFRDEPQGPVTLQCEFSVDPADDAARCLPAAPENLVVRAVELLRQESGCERGARMRLIKRIPIAAGLAGGSSDAAAALVAANLGWRLGYSREQLAWFASQLGSDIPFFLAAQPAVCRGRGERIEPLPQLAPLHFVIVRPSAGLSTADVYRACRPAEHPASVTTIQTAAEKGRLRELGRLLHNQLQPAARQLSPWIGRLEDEFARLDVVGHLMSGSGTSYFGLCRGARHARFVAGRLRARRVGRVFVVRACRQETAN, encoded by the coding sequence ATGCACGTTCTCGCGCAGGCGTCGTGCCTCACCGTGACGACGCCCGCCAAACTGAACCTGTTTCTGGAGGTTTTGGCGAAGCGTAACGACGGGTTCCATGAGATCGAAACCCTCATGGTCCCCGTGAACTTGTACGACACGTTGTACTTCAGGGACGAACCACAAGGGCCAGTCACGCTTCAATGTGAGTTTTCCGTCGATCCGGCCGACGACGCCGCCCGCTGTCTGCCCGCCGCGCCAGAAAATCTGGTCGTGCGCGCAGTCGAACTGCTGCGGCAAGAGTCGGGCTGCGAGCGCGGCGCGCGGATGCGCTTGATCAAGCGCATTCCGATCGCGGCGGGCTTGGCCGGCGGATCGAGCGACGCGGCAGCGGCGCTGGTGGCCGCCAATCTTGGTTGGCGCCTGGGATACTCGCGTGAGCAGCTTGCCTGGTTTGCCAGTCAACTTGGCAGCGACATCCCGTTCTTCCTCGCGGCGCAACCGGCCGTATGCCGTGGCCGCGGAGAACGCATCGAACCGCTCCCCCAGTTGGCGCCCCTCCACTTCGTGATCGTGCGACCGAGCGCGGGATTATCGACGGCCGACGTGTATCGCGCCTGCCGGCCAGCCGAACATCCCGCCAGCGTGACGACAATTCAAACGGCGGCGGAGAAAGGACGACTACGCGAGTTGGGAAGGCTGTTGCACAACCAGTTGCAGCCGGCCGCTCGCCAGCTTTCACCCTGGATTGGTCGACTGGAGGACGAGTTCGCCCGACTCGACGTGGTCGGGCACCTGATGAGCGGAAGCGGAACCAGCTACTTCGGCCTGTGTCGCGGCGCGCGGCACGCCCGCTTTGTCGCGGGACGGCTTCGCGCCCGTCGCGTGGGTCGCGTGTTCGTGGTCCGCGCCTGCCGACAGGAGACCGCCAACTAA
- a CDS encoding L,D-transpeptidase family protein, producing APNADALMPAPGGEAPAFSAPGSPAASTTSEAPPFAQAAMPDATAFTQQLPPGAESLVPVAPDFNSAQAAPPTADMPVAPGAPTAQMPVQVDPSAASVAGEAPPFGADPGTATPAGPPAAQFPPAAPTTPPTAAIAAAAGWAPVAGQQPAADPEHAAAAVAPATFAASFAQAQQLLAQDRLVDAHRELSAWYNQPQLTPAEQQQLQGLLDQLAGTIIYSRESLLEAPYEVQPGDNLERIATSYQMPWQLLAKINQVADPNNLPAGQKLKVLRGPFAADVDLTSFRLTLWLDQLYAGSFPIGLGVDNPAPEGAYTVQSKLDNPTYYGAEVIDANNPANPLGEKWISLDGQRLGIHSTIDDNSMGRVDARGCIRLTQRDAGDVYDILSIGSKVTIRR from the coding sequence GCGCCAAACGCCGATGCCTTAATGCCGGCGCCCGGTGGCGAGGCCCCAGCGTTTTCCGCTCCCGGCTCGCCGGCCGCCAGCACCACGAGCGAAGCGCCTCCGTTTGCGCAGGCCGCAATGCCCGACGCGACGGCGTTTACCCAGCAACTCCCCCCCGGCGCCGAAAGCCTGGTGCCCGTTGCTCCCGATTTTAATAGCGCACAGGCTGCGCCTCCGACCGCCGACATGCCTGTCGCGCCCGGCGCGCCGACCGCCCAAATGCCCGTCCAGGTCGACCCGTCGGCGGCGTCGGTGGCTGGCGAAGCGCCTCCCTTTGGCGCCGACCCTGGCACCGCCACTCCGGCCGGCCCCCCTGCGGCGCAGTTTCCGCCCGCCGCGCCAACCACGCCCCCCACGGCGGCCATCGCCGCCGCCGCGGGCTGGGCCCCCGTGGCCGGTCAGCAGCCCGCCGCCGATCCCGAGCACGCCGCCGCCGCAGTCGCGCCAGCCACCTTTGCCGCCAGCTTCGCTCAGGCTCAGCAACTACTAGCGCAAGATCGACTCGTCGATGCGCATCGCGAGTTGTCGGCCTGGTACAACCAACCGCAACTCACGCCAGCAGAGCAGCAACAACTGCAAGGCCTGCTCGATCAACTGGCGGGCACCATCATCTACTCGCGCGAGTCGCTGCTCGAAGCTCCTTACGAGGTGCAGCCGGGGGACAATCTGGAACGGATCGCCACCAGCTATCAAATGCCGTGGCAACTGCTGGCCAAGATCAATCAGGTGGCAGACCCCAACAATCTGCCCGCCGGTCAAAAGCTGAAGGTGCTGCGCGGTCCGTTCGCGGCCGATGTCGATCTGACCAGCTTCCGGCTCACGCTGTGGCTCGACCAACTTTACGCCGGCAGCTTTCCGATCGGGCTAGGGGTCGACAACCCCGCGCCCGAAGGCGCGTACACCGTGCAGTCCAAGCTCGACAATCCCACCTATTACGGCGCCGAAGTGATCGACGCCAACAACCCGGCCAATCCGCTGGGCGAAAAATGGATCTCGCTCGATGGCCAGCGACTCGGCATCCACAGCACCATCGACGACAACAGCATGGGCCGGGTCGATGCGCGCGGCTGCATCCGGCTCACACAGCGCGACGCCGGCGATGTGTACGACATTCTGTCGATCGGATCGAAGGTCACCATTCGCCGCTAG